The sequence CCGTAATGCAACGACACGCCCCAGAACAATCCAATGATCACCACCGTCGAGCAACCGCTCACGCGCACAAACCAACGTAGCCAGACTGTCTCGCAGTACCGGTACACCGGCCAAGTCGGTCATCGTGACCTCCAGATCGGCTTGTGGCCGACCGGCAAAATGACGGGCGACAGCCTCTTGATCAGCACGCAGAATGTTGACCGCAAAATGAGAGGCAGCAGAGATCACTGCTGCCATACGAGCTTTACGATCGATACATACGAGCAACAGTAGAGGATCAAGTGAAACAGAAGTCAGGGAATTGGCAGTCATCCCTCGCATTTGCGTGCCATCACTAGCGGTAATGACTGTTACCCCCGTGGCAAAAAGGCCTATCGTAGCACGGTATTCACGTGGATCAATCGTCATGGTGCATCTCTGTCGATTTCAAAAGATGTTTCTTACATATTAGCAGTATACGTCAATTTGAAGCATTCGGGCAAGCACACCGTCGTAGTTCAAGGGCTTTGCGCGGGGGTTAACCCGTCTCCCCCGCTACAATGACGGGCATCACCAGCGAGCCAATGGGGATGTGGGTAGAACAGTGTCCGAACGGGAAGGTACCGGTTTCGTCGTGCACGAAGATTACCGACACCATGACCAGGTAGGGAAAGAACGTTGACAAAGAACTAATGGCAAAACAGTTGTCGCTCAACAGCCTCTGTGCTATGCTGTATGAAACGCAATACTGTCGTAAACTCGGCTCGGATTAAGCAGGTGCACCTATGACCATCACTGATCGCATGCTCACCGGCGCCATCGCCAACAATCCCGGTAACTACCATGGTGACGGTGAATGGCGCTACTCGATTACGCAACGTACACTGTACTTCAGCAAAGCTGCCGCCCCCGATCCACGCGATCAGGAACCGTTCTTCTCGTTGCCCTCATTGAATCCCGATGGATCGGGGCGTATGGAGCGCGCCTTCCGGCAGTTTATTCGTCGGCGCTGGCCGCCAAGTCGCTGTGCCGAGATCGAGAAGTTCGCCGAGCGTCGGGGCTGGCATCTGGCAATGGAGCTGAAGTACGGAGGCGGCGCCCTCGAAGATCACGAAGCCGCCGAGTGGCAATACGTCGTCAATCGTGAACTTCAGCGACTGGCCGCTGAAGTTCGCGCACGGATTGCCGAACTGGAACGTCAGGCTACTCAACCTGAGCAGACACCTGCATCTGGCGAGTAAGAGTTTGCCCCAGGATGCGGTAGACGAGCGTTACCGTGATGGTGTAAGCCTCACCGCTGTGCGCATTTCCGATGAGAGGCACTTCAGCCTCTAACGCCTCACCATCAACGGTAACGCTGCCATACGCCCCATCGGCAAACTGTACGTCGAAAATTACATTTACCGGTCGGTTACCGGGGCCATACCCCCAACTCAACATCGCATAGACCGGCCCGATCCCGCTCAGGCTGGTCATCCGCGGATTACGCAACCGCGCCGGAATCAATGCCCCGCGCACCGTCATCCAGGTTACGACCGTCCAGAATGAAAGCCAGAAACCACGCTGTAAGGCTTTTACATTCATACCCGTATCTTTCTTTGAGCAGGATCGGCGTGTTGTCGGTAGAGAATCGCGGTATGACCGATGATCGCAACCAGATTGGCGCCTGTCTCGGCGACGATGGTATCGGTGAACGATTGCTTCATATCTTTGTAATCGAGAAAGCGTACCTTGATCAGCTCGTGAGCATTCAGCTCCTGTTCAATTTTGGTCAAAAGACCCTCAGTAAGGCCATTCTTCCCAACCATCACCGTTACGGGCAACGAATGGGCCAGTCGGCGGAGATAAGCACGCTGGGCAGGGGTCATCGTGGAGCAACCTCCTCTATCGGGGCGGATGTTACATCATATCGCCCACACAAATCATTAATACGAACACGCAACACATCACGCAAATTCCGCCACGAGTCGCGCAAGGGATTAACCTTCGTTTCGCTACCGTAGCGCCATCGCACCGGGATTTCGCTGATTGGGTAGCCACGTCGCTGGGCCAGAAAGAGCAATTCCACATCATAGGCAGTAACTGCCGCATCGCGCAATACTGGGGCATTATCACCGTAGATCCGCACCCGCTGAAACAGATCACGAGCGACTTCGCGTCGTAATGCCTTAAAACCACATTGCGTGTCATTAATGCCGCGCAATGCAACTAACCGGATGATCCAGTTGAAGACCCGACCCATCACATGACGATACCAGGGTTCACCTTCACGTGATGCACCTACTCCTTCACGTGAGCCAATGGCGATTGGATAGCCACTTTCGATAGCGGCCCGCAGCCGTGGCCATTCTTCAATTGGCGTTGCCAGATCGGCATCACACAGCAAGATGATCGCGCCGCTCGCTGCTAAAGCACCGGTACGCACGGCAAACCCTTTGCCGCGATGATCACAGCGAATCACCGTGACTCCAAATGACTCTGCCAACTCTGCTGTGCGATCCTCACTGCCATCATCAACTACGATGATCTCAGATTCGTATGGCTCGTTGGCAAGAAATGTCTTAATGGCGGTCAGTGTTTCCGGTAAACGGCGCTCTTCGTTATAAGCCGGAATCACTATCGAGAGAAATGGTTGATCACTCATCATTCATCACTATCTCTCCACTGTCAGCTACCCAAGATCGAGTGCTTTGGCAATTAATTCTGTTTCTGCGGCGGTAAGTGACCGCCGTGACCAAAAGTGAGGTAAGGCGCGCAGCCCGGCCAACTGACCACGCAAGCGCGCCCGAGCTGCCGGCTCGCGAATATGACGCAGGCTATGCAGCGCAAACCGCAATTGCGAAGCAATGAGCGCCGGCCAGTAGCGTCGCATCAAGCCTGACGGCATGTTTTTAACCCATACCAGTGGGAAATTGCGCCCACAATAGTAACTGGCCAGTGCTCCACCACCACTGGAGCTCAGGCGATGATAGACTACCGCCGTCGGCACGAAAATGGTGCGCAATCCCTTCCGACGGGCACGTAAATTCAAGTCAACATCTTCACAGTACATTACCAGTGCTTCGTCAAATACACGCCCATCTTCGGCCAGAAGATCGAGTGCACTGCGCCGATAGGCTGCGGCACCAGCACATGGCCCAAACACTTCACTGTACGCATCGTATTGACCGCGATCTTCTTCCCAAACCCCACGGTTACCCGGCTCACCATTTGGACGATAAAAATCACCGGCTGAATGCAGAACATTGCGCCGATCAAACAGCCGTAACTTAGATGCGGCAAAGGCAAATTGCGGCCAGCGTTCGAGCGCGCCGATCAGTGCTGCCAGCCAGTGCGGATCAGCCTCGGTATCGTTGTTAAGCAGGGCCACAAAAGGCTGGTGCGTAGCCGCCAATCCTGCATTGACCGCTGCCGCAAAACCGCGATTCTGAGCTAAGCGTAAGACCTGCACTTCCGGGTAGCGCGACGTTATAATGGCTACCGAGTCATCTGTACTGGCGTCATCGACAACGGTTACCGTGAAGTCACGTCGGGTCTGTGCACGTAACGAATCGAGACAGATGGGCAGAAGGGTGCTACCGTTGTAGTTTGGAATAATGACATCGATCATGACAACAATTCATTGCGCAGCCGCGCCAGATACACCGCAAGCGCCTCTTGCCACGGTCGAAAGGTAATGCCTAGTGCCGCTCCGGCTAGATTGGCAAGGGGAGTGTACGGTGGCGGCGTACTATCACGCTGAAAATCACGTAAACGGATCGGATGCAGCGGCGTGCTCATGCCAAGCTGACGCAGAATCTCGGCGGCAAACTCATAACGTGAGCAGATGCCGTCGTTGACAAAATGGTACGTCCCGTAGTAGTCAGTGTTGATCAGGCGAGCCAATCCGATCGCAACATCATACGTATACGTTGGACTACCAATTTCATCGGCCACCATACGCAGGCCCTGAGCTGGTGGATTACTCGCCAAACGCAGGACGGTACGCACAAAATTACGTTCACCGCCGAAGAGCCAGGCCACCCGCACAATAAAGTGTTGGGATATTAGCGTTCGCACAACCTGCTCACCAGCCAGTTTACTCTGCCCATACGGATTGATTGGCCGGGTAGGATCGTCTTCAACATACGGACGCTGCCCATCACCTGCAAAGACCTCGTTCGTGCTGATATAGACCATCGTTGCCTGAATGCGCCGACATCCAAGCGCTACATAGCGCGTTCCCAGACCATTGACCCGATAGGCCAGGATTGGATCCCGCGCACACCCATCAACATTTGTGTAAGCAGCAGCGTGAATCACCACATCAGCGCCCGTGGCGGCAATATGATCAACTGTTGCCGGATCGGTTAGCTCAAGCTGATCGTGGCCTAATGGTATCAACTCATGCTGATCGGCCAATGTGGCGACAAGCGCCCGGCCTAATTGTCCATTTGCTCCGGTAATTGCAATCCGCACGTTGTGGCTCCTCAGATACCAGTTAACCGACTTCACAGAGTAGCAGAAGAGCCGGTTTGCGTCAACCAATCTCGTTGATCTACTTTCAACATTCTCACCCGACCTGGCAGACGTGAGGATAGCGGGGAGGTCGCAAGGAGTGAGCCGGAATCACCTGCTAGAGCACGGCATGTCTCATAAGAGCCTGATCAAAAACTCGGATTTCTCATCGAGCACATACCGTGCCCGCACGACTATTGCGTGAGGAGTTTCCAGCGTTCTTTCTCTCAGCCCCACCTTCCCCCTTCCTCTCCCACAAGGGAAGAGGAAGGGGGCGAGGGGGAAGGTGAGGGGCGCCAGGCGCGCTCCGCATCACAGGCCCTGAAACCGTTAAAACCCTTCTCCATCGCGTAGTGGAGTAGCGGAGACGCATGCGTTGCCCGCCAGCGTTCCCCTAAATACGATATTACGTATCATTGTCGAGCCTCATCAAAAGCCCAGGTTTTTAATCACGCTCTAGGGGTACGGCGCGCCGTGCTCCTACAGCCCCCCCTCATTACCCCAAAACCCTTCGCTAGGAGCGAAAGGGTGATTTAGAAAGGAATGTGCAGACATGCTGTTAGCCCACGATACGGCCCTGAACTGCTTAGCGCCGCTATCTCCCTGTACGCACCGTTACAAGAGGCCATCGCTGTTGGTTAGAACTTCGCTCGAAATCCCTGTTCTAAGCAAACGGAATGCGCAATTCAACGCAAATACCGGGCCGATCAGGTCGGTTCCGCATCTGATAGCTCCCCCCTACTGCCAGGATAATCCGCGCCACCTGAGCCAGACCCAGTCCCATCCCTTCAACCTGGCCGGTAAAACTGCGTTCAGCCTGGTAATAAGGTTGCCATATCTTCTGCAAATGCTCAGGTGGTAAATGCACACCATCGTCACAAAATACCAGACGAACCTGCTGCTGGGCAAGATCGGCGTCAACCTGTAACGTCACGACCGGACGTTGTTGAGGATGAAATTTACGTGCATTTTCACACAATTCACGCAAAACGATTTCTAAGCTACGCCGTGAAATGAGTAAACGACGAGAGTCAAGTTCCGGATCAATCTTGAGACTGATCGTTGGCATCGCCAACTCTTGATTGATAGCGGTAACAATCACGGGTAAATCAAAGACAGTACATGGATCAACTTGCTGAATGTCACCAGGACTACGTACATAAAGTAAAATATCATCAATAGAATGTTTTAGACGATGAGCGCCACTCAGCGCAATCGCTGCAATATTTCTTGCCATTGCGCGATCCATATGCTCGATATTATCGTGGAGAATATTCAAACCACCTATAATACTGACCAAAGGGGTTCGCAATTTATGCGAAATGGCGGTGTGAAACGTCCACATATCACGTTGTGCGGTAATTTGTTGGGTTACATCACGGAGCGTAACAACTACTTGATCGTCTGTAGCCTGGATGAGTGCAGCTTCAACCTGAAGCCACTGTTCAGGGCTATGGAGTGTTTCTGGATGAACAAGGTAGCGCGGTTCCGCCGTCGCAACAGGCCATTGTTCCCACGCCTCTGGTGGAACTAGGCGATAACGCTGAGAAACTAATTCCCGCAATGTCTGAACAGGATGATCCTGCTCACTAAGACCAAGATAGGTGCGGGCACGCTGATTAGCATACCGAATCCGATCATTCCGGTCGATAATTACGTAAGCGTTATCAGATGTCTCAACCACCCATTCAAAGCGCGCCCGCTCGGCATTCACTCTGGCCTGCTCTTGGAGCAGCCGACGGTACCGATTCAGGCGTAAGACGGTGTTAATACGCGCCTGTAATTCACCTGGATCAAACGGCTTCGTAATGAATTCATCGGCGCCAGATTCAAATCCGCGGATCTTTGCCTCACGATCATGCAGGCCCGTGATCATCACAATAGGTATCTGAGCCAGCAGCGGATCGTCGCGTAGCCGCCGACACACCTCGAAGCCGTCCATATCTGGCATCATCACATCGAGCAAAATCAGGTCAGGCAGGTGCTGCTGGGCAAGCTGCAATGCCTGTTCACCGCGCTGGGCGGTAAGCAGGCGGAGGTTGAAAGGGGTAATAATTTCGACGAGCAGTGAGCGCATCAGCTCATCGTCGTCAACGATCAAGATCGTATTTTGTTCCATAGTTATATCGTACCACAGAGGCATTACGGCTGTCGTGACAAAATTGTTCTTTTTGAAGGGGTTTTTGCCGGGTCAAGATAGACCGCGTTGTCTGTTAGCGCATCAAAAAGCTGGGTTCTTGATCAAGCTCGAAATCTGTTCAACCCATCCGGCAACATCGCCGGTGTATCAGGCGATCAAAATGGCAGGTTCTGATCAGAAAGCGTGCGCATAGCACCATCAAGTATTGCTAGGGGCAGCCCATGCGTTGCCGCTCCAAATAGATAGGGCGTTGTCGAGGAGTCATTCCACAAATGATTACACGACCACGTGCGCGCAAGCCAGGCATCATGCATACTATGTGACATTCGTTGAGACACGACATACCGTGTCCGTCAGTGGTACCGGGGCGGAGTGCCGAACATACAGACGGTAACAACAGTGGCGATACGATCTGTATCGGTTGGGGTATCGCTACTCTTTCGCGTCGGGTCAATTACCCGACTCTCACGTCAAGCCGGATGCGAGGAATGCCTAAGTGACGAATGGATTATTGATCAGACGCCGAGAGTGGGTCTGAAGAACGTCCCGTTGCCTGGAAACGTGAGCCTCTGACCCGCATCCTGAAGGAAGCGGGTGAAATCTGTCTGAGCGGAACAATACACGACAGCAGAACGCGGCTGCGTTCCGCAGCCACCTTAGCTTCCCTCGTCCCTTCCTCTCCCAAAATGAGAGAACAGATGGGTTAGCAGACGGTAAGGTGCGGAAAGGGAATGCCTAGAAACCCTTTTAAACCGGCCCCAATCCCGCTCGTGTGGCTTGGATGATGCTCAACAGCTCATCATCGCTTAACGAATAACCATTCTGCTCCCACCACTGCCGATACCAGGCCAGATTGGCCGTAAACGCTCGGATCACCTCATCACGACTGAGCGGTGGTATCTTCCGCCGCAATGCCTCCCGTATCTCCTGCCGATCATCTTCGGTCAAATCAGGCAACGATTCGAGAATGCGGTCGGCGCGAAGCAGAAACAACTCGCGCTCAATGGTTGGAAAGTCGCCACCGATCTGGCGAATATTGCCGAGATAGGCAACAGTTCGTTGCCGTGGTTGACCGCGTTCATCACGATAGCTCTCAACCAGATAGGCATCGTAGAAATTGGTGTTGGCAATCTCGGCATTTTTGTGTTTACGCACAACCCAACGGATATACATAGCGCAACTCCTGCGCGAATGCCCGGCAATACTGCATGAAGTGGTTGAGTAAGAATGAAGAACATTATCTCTCTGGCCGATAGGGTACCGACTGATGATCGGTAGGTTTCCCCTTCCATCCATAACGACAGAGACACGGATATTTATAGACTTTGCTTTTATTTGCCTATTATAGCATATTCGCCCAGTTTTGTCATGCCTTTTTGTTTTTAAATCAAAAAATTGTCTGAAAAACGCATTTCGGCTGACCGGTATTGTGAGGCATAGCCCCCTACTTTCCCCCGCCCCCTTTCCTCTTCCTCTGTGGAAGGGGAAGGGGGGCATAAAAACAGGAGGAGCGAGTATCTCTTCGCCCCTCCTGTCTCCCTAGCCTGATCGAGCTAATTACCGTTACGTACAGTGACAGGGCGCTGCCTCAGCGCTGAATAATCGGCACCAGCACCCGATAGGTGAACTGAATCGCCGGACTGATCAAGCTGAATTCATGCCGTTCACCATCTGCTTCGATCTCGACCAGCCAGTAGTGATAGCTCACATTCGGCTGCGCCGTGCGGTCAAACCACTGGTAGCTGGCGCCACTGCCTGCACTGCCCTGAGCCGGAATTGGTGTGGCGACAATGGGCATAGCATCGGCGCGATCACCAGTACTACTGCGCAGCAACAGGAAGCCAACTGTGTCGCGCTCACTACCGGTAACCCAGCGCAGCAGCACACCACTTCCCTGGCGCTCGGCAGTGAAGCTGAGCAGCGTGATGGCGGTTGGCGGCGCCGGTTGATGGATGCCTGCCCACCAGCTTGTATCGGTCTGACCGTACCCTAGCGTGAAGATAGCTGTCTGCTGCGTATTCGGATCGACATCGCTATCACGGTTGTCGTCACCTCCCTGGTCAGGGGCACTGAATACCCAACCGTTCGGAATTGTAAACGTGAGGTAGTATTCTCCCGGTGGCAGGTTTGTGAACAGGTAGGAACCGCTACTATCGGTTATTTTTGTATCCACCAGCGTTCCATCAGATCGGTAGAGACTGACGGTGATTCCACTGACACCCTGTTCTTCTGGGTCGGCAATACCATTCGCATTGATGTCATGCCAGACCCGGTTGCCAATGCTGGCCGGGCGGTAGAGGCCCGCATCCCAAGTCAGGTCCACTTCGCCGGACTCGAGCACCGTAGCACTCATAACACCGGTTGAATCGGCGTCGGAGTCGAGTTCGTCGTTCCCCCGATGAACTGCCGTGAAGACATACCCTGCTGGCGCAACCACCGTCACCGTGTACGTACCCGGCGCCAGGTTCTCGAAGCGGTAAAGGCCATTGCCGTCGGTCACGGCTGTCCGGCTCATGACCACACCAGCACCAGTTATGCCACTCAACTGCACTGTGACGCCTGCCACCCCCGGCTCACCGGTCTCCTGCACGCCATTGCCGTTGAGGTCCTCCCAGACGACGTTGCCAATGCTGGCCGGACGGTAGAGGCCCGCATCCCAAGTCAGGTCCACTTCGCCGGACTCGAGCACCGTAGCACTCATAACACCGGTTGAATCGGCGTCGGAGTCGAGTTCGTCATTCCCCCGATTAACTACCGTGAAGACATACCCTGCTGGCGCGACCACCGTCACCGTGTACGTCCCCGGCGCCAGGTTCTCGAAGCGGTAGAATCCATAGTCGTTTGTAACAGCACTAGTATCAATGCTATTCCCATCAATGTCGGTACCGATTAACCGTAACGTAACTCCTACCAGTCCCGGTTCACCATCGTCCCGGAGACCATCACCGTCTCGATCTTCCCAGACCAGATCACCGATACTGGCTGGCAAGATCAGTCCGGCATCCCGTCGATCAACGTCGGTTCCACTCTGCAAGGTAAAGACCGCCGTTGAGCTGTTATTCGGATCAACGTCGGAGTCAGTTGATTCATCACCTCCTGCACCAGGCCTGGTGAAGCGGCCACCGGTTGGAAGCTCACTGAAGACCAGATAGTAGGTACCGGGTGGCACATCCTCGAACATGTAGAAGCCGTCGCTGTCTGTCCGTTGAGTAGCGACAACGGTATCGTCGGTTGTGCCAACATTCCCATCGTCTCCCACATCGTAGAGCGTAACCAGCACACCCTCGATCCCCGGTTCACCACCGTCCTGGATGCCATTCCCGTTCAGGTCGTTCCAGACCCAATCGCCAACCGTTGCCGGACGGAAGATACCGAAATCAACAGTCAGGTTGCTATTGCGGCCATCGCCATCGACTGTCGTGTCTGGCTCGGTATCAGGTCGCAGGGTTATCAGGCTACTGATAATGGCCGCATTACTTTGTCGCGTACCGTTATCGTCGTTGTCGAGATCGCTGTTTACCAGAACACCAGGCTCATACGGCCCGCTAGTCAGCGAGCGAGCGCCGGTGCTGCTACGATAGCCATACCACGGCGAGTCGGCTGCAAACTGCGTACCCGGCAATACCACAAAGTAGTCACCTTGCGGCAGGTCCGTGAAGCGGTAGAAACCATCACTATCGGTAAGAGCGTTGCCGGCCAGCGTATCGGCTTCATCCCATACACCACTTCCATTGCTATCACGGTAGAGCAGAACCTGGATTCCAGCAGCGCCTTGCTCACCGCTATCAACAATACCATTGTTATTGACATCCTCCCAAACCAGATTCCCCAGACTGAGCAGCTGGTAGAGACCTGCATCGCGACTCAGATCGGTCTGGTTGCTGAGCAGGGTGAAGCTGGCGGTCTCACCAGTTGCGGTGATCACATCACTATCAGTAGCGTCATCACCACTGCTGTCAGCCGGGCTGAAGGTTAAGCCGGCTGGAATATTCGTGAACTGTAACCGATACTCGCCGGGCGGCAGACTCGAGAAGATGTATTCGCCATTGTCATCAGTTGTGGTAGTGCGGACGATGTCATCCGCCGTCCCGAACACTCCATCAGGACCGGTTCCGGTCAACGTCACTACAATGCCACTGATGCCCGTTTCAGTAGCGCCTTGCACCCCGTCGCCATCCGCATCGAACCAGACCCGGTCGCCAACGCTGGCCGGGCGGTAGAGGCCCGCGTCCCAAGTCAGGTCCACTTCGCCGGACTCGAGCACCGTGGCGGTC comes from Chloroflexus sp. Y-396-1 and encodes:
- a CDS encoding flavin reductase family protein, which produces MTIDPREYRATIGLFATGVTVITASDGTQMRGMTANSLTSVSLDPLLLLVCIDRKARMAAVISAASHFAVNILRADQEAVARHFAGRPQADLEVTMTDLAGVPVLRDSLATLVCARERLLDGGDHWIVLGRVVALRRAAEGDPLLYFAGAYRQLAELSPTLA
- a CDS encoding YhbY family RNA-binding protein, with the translated sequence MTPAQRAYLRRLAHSLPVTVMVGKNGLTEGLLTKIEQELNAHELIKVRFLDYKDMKQSFTDTIVAETGANLVAIIGHTAILYRQHADPAQRKIRV
- a CDS encoding dolichyl-phosphate beta-glucosyltransferase; its protein translation is MMSDQPFLSIVIPAYNEERRLPETLTAIKTFLANEPYESEIIVVDDGSEDRTAELAESFGVTVIRCDHRGKGFAVRTGALAASGAIILLCDADLATPIEEWPRLRAAIESGYPIAIGSREGVGASREGEPWYRHVMGRVFNWIIRLVALRGINDTQCGFKALRREVARDLFQRVRIYGDNAPVLRDAAVTAYDVELLFLAQRRGYPISEIPVRWRYGSETKVNPLRDSWRNLRDVLRVRINDLCGRYDVTSAPIEEVAPR
- a CDS encoding glycosyltransferase family 2 protein, producing the protein MIDVIIPNYNGSTLLPICLDSLRAQTRRDFTVTVVDDASTDDSVAIITSRYPEVQVLRLAQNRGFAAAVNAGLAATHQPFVALLNNDTEADPHWLAALIGALERWPQFAFAASKLRLFDRRNVLHSAGDFYRPNGEPGNRGVWEEDRGQYDAYSEVFGPCAGAAAYRRSALDLLAEDGRVFDEALVMYCEDVDLNLRARRKGLRTIFVPTAVVYHRLSSSGGGALASYYCGRNFPLVWVKNMPSGLMRRYWPALIASQLRFALHSLRHIREPAARARLRGQLAGLRALPHFWSRRSLTAAETELIAKALDLG
- the rfbD gene encoding dTDP-4-dehydrorhamnose reductase is translated as MRIAITGANGQLGRALVATLADQHELIPLGHDQLELTDPATVDHIAATGADVVIHAAAYTNVDGCARDPILAYRVNGLGTRYVALGCRRIQATMVYISTNEVFAGDGQRPYVEDDPTRPINPYGQSKLAGEQVVRTLISQHFIVRVAWLFGGERNFVRTVLRLASNPPAQGLRMVADEIGSPTYTYDVAIGLARLINTDYYGTYHFVNDGICSRYEFAAEILRQLGMSTPLHPIRLRDFQRDSTPPPYTPLANLAGAALGITFRPWQEALAVYLARLRNELLS
- a CDS encoding response regulator, translating into MEQNTILIVDDDELMRSLLVEIITPFNLRLLTAQRGEQALQLAQQHLPDLILLDVMMPDMDGFEVCRRLRDDPLLAQIPIVMITGLHDREAKIRGFESGADEFITKPFDPGELQARINTVLRLNRYRRLLQEQARVNAERARFEWVVETSDNAYVIIDRNDRIRYANQRARTYLGLSEQDHPVQTLRELVSQRYRLVPPEAWEQWPVATAEPRYLVHPETLHSPEQWLQVEAALIQATDDQVVVTLRDVTQQITAQRDMWTFHTAISHKLRTPLVSIIGGLNILHDNIEHMDRAMARNIAAIALSGAHRLKHSIDDILLYVRSPGDIQQVDPCTVFDLPVIVTAINQELAMPTISLKIDPELDSRRLLISRRSLEIVLRELCENARKFHPQQRPVVTLQVDADLAQQQVRLVFCDDGVHLPPEHLQKIWQPYYQAERSFTGQVEGMGLGLAQVARIILAVGGSYQMRNRPDRPGICVELRIPFA